CGACTGGGAGGTCGTCGCCGAGGTGGAGCGCGTGTTCGCCACCTTCGAGGACCTCCCGCCGGAGGTCCGCCGCGCGGTCGTCCCGCCCGCCCGGGAGATGGCGACCGGGATGGCCGACTTCGTCGAGCGCTACGCCGACGAGGGCGGCCTCCGCATCGAGACTCGCGGGGAACTGGAGGAGTACTGTTACTACGTCGCCGGCACCGTCGGCACCCTCATCACGAACCTCGTCACGACGCTGGGCACCGTCGACGACGACCGCACCGAGCGGCTGTACGAGGTCGCCGAGGAGTTCGGCCTCCTGCTCCAACTGGTCAACGTCGCGAAGGACGTGCACGACGACTACACCGAGGAGAACAACGTCTACCTCCCGGCGGAGTGGCTCGACGAGGAGGGCGTCCCGCAGGAGGAGGTCGTCGCGCCCGAGCACCGCGAGGGCACCGCCAGCGTCGTCTCCCGGACGGCGGGGTACGCGCGCGGCTTCCTCGACGGCGCGCAGACGTACCTCGAACACGTCCCGCTGGTCGAGGGCAACACCCTCGCGGCGTGGACCATCCCGTACCTGCTGGCGGTCGGGACGCTCCGGGAGCTGTCGAAGCACCCCGAGCGCGCGGTGACCGGGGAGGGCGTGAAGGTGAGCCGCGAGGAAGTGTTCGCGGTCGTGACGGCGGCCCACGAGCACGGCCGCGACGCACTGCCCCGGCTCCGGGAGTCGATCGCCACGCAGCCGTTCCACACGGCGCCGTCGGCGGCGGATTGAGAAGAATTTCATCGTCAGCGTCGGCGTGTCGGCGTCTCAACGCAGATCGCGGTTTTGTGAACACCGATCGTCCAACAGTACCAAGAGGGATCGGCGTGAGGCCGCGAGCATGCCCTGGGAGTGCGACAGGTGCAATACGGTCCACAACGCGAACCTCGGGCAGTGTCGAAGTTGTGGACACAGCGTCTTTTCCCCGATCTCTCACGAAGACGTAGCCGAGCGGAGCGAAGGGGTCCAGTCTCCCGAACCGATGGACGCGGGTTCGATCGGCACGACCGCCGGTACCGGTGACACCGACTTCTCCGGGTCGCGTTCGCCGGACGTCGCGCTGGACGGGGCGATGAAAACCGAAAGGCAGTCCGAGTCCGACGAGGTCGAGTCGAGTTCGGGGGGACTCCTCTCGTCGATTCGCTCCGCGATTCGTTCCCTGTTTTGACACACCTCTACTCTGGAAAACGCGGTCGGACGAGTAGACCCGCCTCACAGCCGGACCGTCCCCCATCGGGGTTCGCGAATGAACCCGAGTGACGGATTCGACCGCATAGTGCGGTGTTCGAGTGGTTCAGTCCCGGAGGTTCGTGACCGTCATCACGTCCTGCAGCGGGGCGGTCTGGAAGTCGGCGTCGGCGACGACGAGTTCGTCGCCGGTCGTCCGGGCGGTCGCGGCGACGAGGATGTCGGCGGTCGCGAGTCGGGACCCGTCGGAGACCAGTTCGTCCTGCAGTCGGGCAGCTTCGAGCGCGATGGACTCGTTGAGTTCGAGCGCCTGCACGCCTCCGAACTCCTCCCGCACCCCCATCACGTCGGTTTGCCCTCGTCCGAGTCGACCGTTGATCACCTCGTACACGCAGATCGTGGAGGTCCACCACGGCTCGCGGCCGTCGATGTAGTCGCGGACGGTCTCGTCCCCGCGGAGATACTGGATGATCGTTGAGGAGTCGAGAAATACCATTACTCGGGGCGCTCCCGCCCCTCGCGGAGCCGCTGCATGGCCTCGTCGGCCTCGTCGTCGGACCACGCACCGAACTCGATCGGCTGCTCGTCGCTGGTGATCCGGATCAGGAACTCGTCCCACGTCTCGTCCTCCCGCTTCAGATCGGAGAGACGATCCTTCGTCGCCGAGTCGATCGGGATGGACGTTCGGCTCATGTCTGTGAATTCATAGTGAATTCTGAGACAAATAGTTTCGCCGGCCGCGGAGCCCCACGGAGCTCCGCTCCCGATCCTGGGCCCAACGACTTTCTCCGTTCCACACCAACCACCGATATGGTCCGGACCGATTCCGACTCCGAGCTCGCCCGCGGCGACGCCGCACCCGACTTCGAACTTCCGGGCGTCGACGGCGAGACGCACGCCCTCGCGGACTTCGCCGACCACTCGGCCGTACTGGTCGTGTTCACCTGCAACCACTGTCCGTACGCGCAGGCGAAGTTCGACCTGCTGAACCGCGTCGCCGCCGAGTACGACGACTGCGCGGTCGTCGGGATCAATCCCAACGACGCCGACGACTACCCCGAGGACTCCGTCGAGAAGATGGTCGAGTACGTCGAGTCCGGAAAGGTGGCCTACGACGCGTACCTCCGGGACGAGACCGGCGCGGTGGCCGAGGCGTACGGCGCGGTCTGCACGCCCGACCCCTTCCTGCTTCGCAACGAGGGCGACGGCGCGTTCGCCCTCGCGTACCACGGCCGACTCGACGACGCGCTCAACCCCGACGAGGAGGCGACCGAGGTGTACGTCACCGACGCCATCGACGCCGTGCTCGCGGGCGAGGACGTGGACCTCGACCCGGGCCCGAGCCGCGGGTGTTCGATCAAGTGGCCCTGAGCGGGCGAGCGAGCACCGGCCGGGGGTTCGGACCGTAGCCCTTCAGGCCGCCTCGCCGCCTGCGTCGCCCGCGCTGCCCGACTCGCCCGCCTCCTCGGCCAACTCCTCGAACGTCTCGCGGGCGTTCTTCACGGCCGTCTCGTGTTTGGCGGGGTACGCCTCCACCTTCGCGCGGAAGGTGATCCCCGGCCCCAGTTCGGCGCTGCCTTTGAACGCGGCCTGCTTGTCGAGCCGGAGGAACAGCGAGTTGTTGTCGTCGACGCGCTCGTCCAGTTCGGCGAGCACGCGGTCCCACTCCGCCAGATCGGAGAGCTTCGAGAGCACGTGGCGTACGTCGTCGGCGCGCTCGACGCGCGCCGAGAGCACGACGATGCGGTCGCCGTGGTGGCCGGCGTTGACGACCCGGTCGATCTCGAACTCCTCGGGGAGGAACGTCCGCAGCGCGTCCTCGACGCGCTTCTCGTCCTCCGTGGCGTAGCAGAAGGCCCGCAGATCGACGTAGTGGAAGGGAACGGAGCTCATCGACGGGGATACGGGGGTCGGCGTGAAAAGGGTTCGACTCCGGACGCCACCGTTCGATCCCCCCATCTCGGGGGGTGTTCGGTTCCCGTCGCCGGCAGGAACCGGCCTCACGGGTCGGCACAGCCGCGGACTCACCCGTTGTACAGTTCGTCCGCGACGAGGTGGGTGCCGAAGCCGGCGACGAACACCATCGGGAACGAGACGAGCCACGCGAGAAAGCCCTGGCCCCCCGCGCCGTAGGTGAACAGCAGCAGGAGGTCGTTGACCGCCCAGCCCGCGAGCAGCTGCGGCGAGAGGACCAATCCCATGTACCCGACGTACGACAGCGGGAGCACGAGGATGATGACGGCCACGGCGCTGGCGAGTTCGAGCCGGAGCGACGAGAGCGCGACCCCGGCGACGAGCGTCAGCGCAGCGGGCACCCATCCCGGCGTCGGCAGCGCCGCCGGATAGCGCCCGCCGCCCTGGATCCAGACGAACGTGAGCGCGGCCCCGAGCGCCGACAGCGGGAGCGCGAGCGCGAGGACCTCCGGGCGCGATGCGCGATATCTGACCTCGCCCATCAGTTGTCCCCCACGGCCGCCCGAACGTTCAGCGCCGTCTCGAAGCCGGCGATCTCGACGGGTAGCGACCCGCGGACCTCGGCCCCGGCGACCGTCTCGCGCGTCGCCGGACGGTACTCCTCGGCCACGTCGAACGTCATCGTCATCGTCGCCGAGCCGTCGGCGGGCACCCGGGCGCCCGAGACGGCGATCCCGCGGGACAGGCCGACGCGCTCGTCGCCGGCGAACACCGCGACTCCGGACCGGCTGGACGACTCGCGGACGACTATCGGCGCCGGCGTCGGGTTATCGATCCGGAGCGAGACGACGAGGCGGTCGCCGTCGTCGACCACCGACGCCCCGGTCGCGGACACGGCGACGCGGTCGGTCCGGGCGGCCGCGATGTGGCTGGAGAGCACGGGGACGAGCATCGCTCCGGTCACGACGAGGACGGAAACGAGCGCGAGCGCCGCCGTTCGTCTGCGATCGGGAACCGTCACCATACGCGTCGCTGGCGGGGGAAATCACGTAAGCGCGTTGAAACGGAGGCGGGTCGCCCCCGAGAACGGTTACTCCTCGTCGTCGTCCGCGTCGCCGTCGGCGGCCTCCAGCGCGTCCGCGGGGACGCCCTGCTCTTGACCCTCCTCGAAGCTGATCGTGTAGGTGGCGTCGCCGAACATCGTCTCCATGACCTGCGTCACGGTGCCGGTCTCGCCGTCGAACTCGCTGTGCTCGTCGTGCAGCACGACGCTGTCGTCCTTCTCGAATTCGGTCATGTCCCGGGGTTCGGCACGGCCCTACAA
This genomic stretch from Halobaculum roseum harbors:
- a CDS encoding phytoene/squalene synthase family protein yields the protein MPDADRPAATHPDADLAWCHEAVQGVSRTFALTVDTLDEPMSSYICLGYLVCRIADTVEDADHITPDEQAALLREFDAALDPDDDTDAGEFRASVDPHLPPADDRSADWEVVAEVERVFATFEDLPPEVRRAVVPPAREMATGMADFVERYADEGGLRIETRGELEEYCYYVAGTVGTLITNLVTTLGTVDDDRTERLYEVAEEFGLLLQLVNVAKDVHDDYTEENNVYLPAEWLDEEGVPQEEVVAPEHREGTASVVSRTAGYARGFLDGAQTYLEHVPLVEGNTLAAWTIPYLLAVGTLRELSKHPERAVTGEGVKVSREEVFAVVTAAHEHGRDALPRLRESIATQPFHTAPSAAD
- a CDS encoding PIN domain-containing protein; the protein is MVFLDSSTIIQYLRGDETVRDYIDGREPWWTSTICVYEVINGRLGRGQTDVMGVREEFGGVQALELNESIALEAARLQDELVSDGSRLATADILVAATARTTGDELVVADADFQTAPLQDVMTVTNLRD
- a CDS encoding antitoxin VapB family protein; translation: MSRTSIPIDSATKDRLSDLKREDETWDEFLIRITSDEQPIEFGAWSDDEADEAMQRLREGRERPE
- a CDS encoding thioredoxin family protein, yielding MVRTDSDSELARGDAAPDFELPGVDGETHALADFADHSAVLVVFTCNHCPYAQAKFDLLNRVAAEYDDCAVVGINPNDADDYPEDSVEKMVEYVESGKVAYDAYLRDETGAVAEAYGAVCTPDPFLLRNEGDGAFALAYHGRLDDALNPDEEATEVYVTDAIDAVLAGEDVDLDPGPSRGCSIKWP
- a CDS encoding RNA-binding protein, encoding MSSVPFHYVDLRAFCYATEDEKRVEDALRTFLPEEFEIDRVVNAGHHGDRIVVLSARVERADDVRHVLSKLSDLAEWDRVLAELDERVDDNNSLFLRLDKQAAFKGSAELGPGITFRAKVEAYPAKHETAVKNARETFEELAEEAGESGSAGDAGGEAA
- a CDS encoding LEA type 2 family protein translates to MVTVPDRRRTAALALVSVLVVTGAMLVPVLSSHIAAARTDRVAVSATGASVVDDGDRLVVSLRIDNPTPAPIVVRESSSRSGVAVFAGDERVGLSRGIAVSGARVPADGSATMTMTFDVAEEYRPATRETVAGAEVRGSLPVEIAGFETALNVRAAVGDN
- a CDS encoding DUF1918 domain-containing protein, coding for MTEFEKDDSVVLHDEHSEFDGETGTVTQVMETMFGDATYTISFEEGQEQGVPADALEAADGDADDDEE